Proteins from a single region of Meriones unguiculatus strain TT.TT164.6M chromosome 21, Bangor_MerUng_6.1, whole genome shotgun sequence:
- the Ssmem1 gene encoding LOW QUALITY PROTEIN: serine-rich single-pass membrane protein 1 (The sequence of the model RefSeq protein was modified relative to this genomic sequence to represent the inferred CDS: inserted 2 bases in 1 codon) — protein MLLSRASVWMSENKRDEDSGTSATTGSKASKDNSCKRLSKDGFWDALRVTKKPKQNPLSTITDSEMALVSAYLDERRARRHSQFSRANPIQQDSDSTECDSEESNSGASSWKESESEHQLSPASSKRRKAVSRQRDVENYQIRERPCLHCKAMRTNEWLTRHFPPSNSVSXPLRAEAQEENSTPAINTKLSKFWILPSLPFLRSKGDE, from the exons ATGTCGGAGAACAAAAGGGACGAGGACAGTGGGACAAGTGCTACCACCGGCAGCAAAG CAAGCAAAGACAATTCCTGTAAGCGACTAAGTAAAGACGGATTCTGGGATGCTTTGCGagtcacaaagaagccaaagcagaACCCCCTTTCCACAATAACTGACTCCGAAATGGCTTTGGTCAGTGCCTACCTTGATGAAAGACGAGCCAGGCGCCATTCCCAGTTCTCCCGGGCGAATCCGATCCAGCAGGACAGTGATTCCACCGAGTGTGACAGCGAGGAGTCGAACTCGGGAGCGTCTTCCTGGAAGGAGAGTGAGAGCGAGCACCAGCTGTCGCCTGCCAGCAGTAAGAGGAGAAAAGCAGTGTCGAGGCAGAGGGATGTGGAGAACTACCAAATCAGAGAAAGGCCCTGCCTCCACTGCAAAGCCATGAGAACCAATGAGTGGCTGACTCGTCACTTCCCACCAAGCAACTCAGTCAG CCCCCTGAGGGCAGAGGCTCAAGAGGAGAATTCGACACCTGCCATCaatacaaaattaagtaaattttGGATTTTGCCATCTTTACCTTTCTTGAGGTCAAAAGGAGATGAATAA